Proteins encoded in a region of the Stieleria neptunia genome:
- a CDS encoding transposase encodes MGRPLRSEQVDRDEVSIVHAVQRCVRRAFLAGVDQATGKDYGFRREWIRRRMEALASVFGIDVLSYAVMSNHMHLILRNRPDVVGAWTDQEVAIRWLKVFPGRRMEEHLGEPTENEVQMLVSDRERLAEVRRRLSDISWFMRSLSEPIARMANRQDECTGRFWEGRFKLQRITDEAGLLACAMYVDLNPVRAAMAESPDQSVHTSGYDRIKGEQGQEIDSAAFDLVPVTTEQAGEERRTTPVDELREKKRAKGKNPTGKRIRRDGWLAPLTLDESTLSSDAQPNQAGVRASDKGFLGISLKDYVELLRWTAKQSEEGAGREIPPSLQGLVSRLGIDLSMWRDLVWNFQRYFGNSCCAGSPSGMSQFAESSGRNWVRGHRKVAECFAA; translated from the coding sequence ATGGGACGTCCGCTGCGTTCGGAACAAGTTGATCGTGATGAGGTATCGATTGTGCACGCCGTCCAACGGTGTGTTCGGCGTGCTTTTTTAGCTGGGGTCGACCAGGCGACCGGCAAGGACTACGGATTCAGGCGTGAGTGGATCCGGCGTCGAATGGAAGCTCTGGCGTCTGTGTTCGGCATCGATGTGCTCTCCTACGCCGTGATGTCCAATCACATGCATCTGATCCTCCGCAATCGCCCCGACGTTGTCGGCGCGTGGACGGACCAGGAGGTCGCCATTCGGTGGCTGAAAGTCTTTCCCGGCCGTCGAATGGAAGAACATTTGGGTGAACCCACCGAAAACGAGGTTCAAATGTTGGTGTCCGATCGAGAGAGGCTTGCCGAAGTGCGTCGTCGCCTGTCGGATATCTCTTGGTTCATGCGTTCTTTGAGCGAACCGATTGCGCGGATGGCCAACCGGCAAGACGAGTGCACCGGCCGATTTTGGGAAGGCCGATTCAAGCTGCAACGGATCACCGACGAGGCCGGCTTGCTGGCATGTGCGATGTACGTGGACCTCAACCCGGTCCGTGCAGCGATGGCGGAATCGCCCGATCAGTCTGTCCACACGTCCGGCTATGATCGGATCAAAGGAGAACAAGGTCAGGAAATCGATTCGGCCGCTTTTGATCTGGTTCCGGTTACGACGGAACAGGCTGGCGAAGAACGCCGCACCACGCCGGTAGATGAACTGCGTGAAAAGAAGCGGGCAAAAGGAAAGAATCCGACCGGTAAACGCATCCGCCGCGACGGATGGCTGGCACCGTTGACGCTGGATGAGTCGACGCTTTCCAGCGACGCTCAACCGAACCAGGCCGGAGTGCGGGCGAGCGACAAGGGGTTTCTGGGGATCAGCCTGAAGGACTATGTTGAGCTTCTCCGTTGGACTGCCAAACAGAGTGAAGAAGGCGCGGGACGAGAGATACCGCCAAGTTTGCAAGGTCTGGTTTCGCGTCTCGGAATCGACTTGTCGATGTGGCGCGATTTGGTCTGGAACTTCCAGCGTTACTTTGGCAACAGTTGCTGTGCGGGCTCACCGAGCGGCATGTCGCAGTTCGCCGAGTCGAGCGGCCGCAACTGGGTTAGGGGCCACCGGAAAGTTGCCGAGTGTTTCGCGGCATAG